In Euphorbia lathyris chromosome 9, ddEupLath1.1, whole genome shotgun sequence, the following are encoded in one genomic region:
- the LOC136207172 gene encoding small ribosomal subunit protein mS33-like has protein sequence MSGGGLKGILAAAVTKGAAEARARIFGHIFNPTGQKSPHKLLRKKLIGEKVAQWYPHDIKRDDPLIMARLEQERLSKLEMLKRRGKAAPKKGQGKGAVKRKKGK, from the exons ATGAGTGGTGGTGGTCTGAAAGGCATTTTGGCTGCGGCTGTTACGAAAGGAGCAGCTGAGGCAAGGGCAAGAATATTTGGTCATATATTTAACCCAACTGGGCAGAAATCTCCCCACAAGCTTTTACGCAAGAAGCTAATTGGTGAGAAAGTTGCCCAATGGTACCCTCATGACATCAAGAGGGATGATCCGCTCATAATGGCCCGCCTAGAGCAAGA GCGCTTATCGAAGCTTGAAATGTTGAAGCGTCGTGGAAAAGCAGCACCCAAGAAGGGCCAAGGAAAGGGGGCTGTAAAACGCAAAAAGGGGAAATGA